A window of the Streptomyces griseochromogenes genome harbors these coding sequences:
- the secA gene encoding preprotein translocase subunit SecA, which yields MSVLSKIMRAGEGKILRKLHRIADQVNSIEEDFVDLSDAELRALTEEYKQRYADGESLDDLLPEAFATVREAAKRALGQRHYDVQLMGGAALHLGYVAEMKTGEGKTLVGTLPAYLNALSGDGVHIVTVNDYLAERDSEMMGRVHKFLGLSVGCILANMTPAQRREQYECDITYGTNNEFGFDYLRDNMAWSQDELVQRGHNFAIVDEVDSILVDEARTPLIISGPADQATKWYGDFAKLVTRLKKGEAGNPLKGVEETGDYDVDEKKRTVAIHEGGVSKVEDWLGIDNLYESVNTPLVGYLNNAIKAKELFKKDKDYVVIDGEVMIVDEHTGRILAGRRYNEGMHQAIEAKEGVDIKDENQTLATITLQNFFRLYGKLSGMTGTAMTEAAEFHQIYKLGVVPIPTNKPMVRKDQSDLIYRTEVAKFEAVVDDIAEKHEKGQPILVGTTSVEKSEYLSQQLSKRGIQHEVLNAKHHEREASIVAQAGRRGAVTVATNMAGRGTDIKLGGNPEDLAEAELRQRGLDPEEHIEEWAHALPAALQKAEQAVKAEFEEVKDLGGLYVLGTERHESRRIDNQLRGRSGRQGDPGESRFYLSLGDDLMRLFKAQMVERVMSMANVPDDVPIENKMVTRAIASAQSQVEQQNFETRKNVLKYDEVLNRQREVIYGERRRVLEGEDLHEQVQHFTDDTIDAYVGAETAEGFPEDWDLDRLWGAFKQLYPVKVTVEELEEAAGDRAGLTAEFICESIKDDIHEQYAAREAQLGSEIMRELERRVVLSVLDRKWREHLYEMDYLQEGIGLRAMAQKDPLVEYQREGFDMFTAMMEGIKEESVGYLFNLEVQVEQQVEEVPVEEAQPVAEGAVQDTVPAQAGARPEIRAKGLDVPQRRDLHFSAPTVDGEGGIVERDLEDEEPVRSESDGLTRAERRRQAKGGRRRKK from the coding sequence GTGTCCGTCCTCTCGAAGATCATGCGTGCAGGCGAAGGCAAGATCCTGCGCAAGCTGCACCGCATCGCGGACCAGGTCAACTCCATCGAAGAGGACTTCGTCGACCTCTCCGACGCCGAGCTGCGGGCTCTCACCGAGGAGTACAAGCAGCGGTACGCCGACGGTGAGAGCCTGGACGACCTGCTCCCCGAGGCGTTCGCCACCGTCCGCGAGGCCGCCAAGCGCGCCCTCGGCCAGCGTCACTACGACGTGCAGCTGATGGGCGGCGCCGCCCTCCACCTCGGCTATGTCGCCGAGATGAAGACCGGTGAGGGCAAGACCCTCGTCGGCACCCTGCCCGCGTATCTGAACGCCCTTTCCGGCGACGGCGTCCACATCGTCACGGTCAACGACTACCTGGCCGAGCGCGACTCCGAGATGATGGGCCGCGTCCACAAGTTCCTGGGCCTGAGCGTCGGCTGCATCCTGGCCAACATGACGCCGGCCCAGCGCCGCGAGCAGTACGAGTGCGACATCACGTACGGCACGAACAACGAGTTCGGCTTCGACTACCTGCGTGACAACATGGCGTGGTCGCAGGACGAGCTGGTGCAGCGCGGCCACAACTTCGCCATCGTCGACGAGGTCGACTCCATCCTGGTCGACGAGGCCCGTACGCCGCTGATCATCTCCGGCCCGGCCGACCAGGCCACCAAGTGGTACGGCGACTTCGCCAAGCTGGTCACGCGCCTGAAGAAGGGCGAGGCGGGCAACCCCCTCAAGGGCGTCGAGGAGACCGGCGACTACGACGTCGACGAGAAGAAGCGCACGGTCGCCATCCACGAGGGCGGTGTCTCCAAGGTCGAGGACTGGCTGGGCATCGACAACCTCTACGAGTCGGTGAACACCCCGCTCGTGGGCTACCTGAACAACGCCATCAAGGCCAAGGAACTCTTCAAGAAGGACAAGGACTACGTCGTCATCGACGGCGAGGTCATGATCGTCGATGAGCACACCGGCCGTATCCTCGCCGGCCGCCGCTACAACGAGGGCATGCACCAGGCGATCGAGGCGAAGGAAGGGGTGGACATCAAGGACGAGAACCAGACGCTCGCCACGATCACCCTGCAGAACTTCTTCCGCCTCTACGGCAAACTCTCCGGCATGACCGGTACGGCGATGACCGAGGCCGCCGAGTTCCACCAGATCTACAAGCTCGGCGTGGTCCCGATCCCGACGAACAAGCCGATGGTCCGCAAGGATCAGTCGGACCTGATCTACCGCACCGAGGTGGCCAAGTTCGAGGCGGTCGTCGACGACATCGCCGAGAAGCACGAGAAGGGCCAGCCGATCCTCGTCGGTACGACGTCCGTCGAGAAGTCGGAGTACCTGTCCCAGCAGCTCAGCAAGCGCGGCATCCAGCACGAGGTGCTCAACGCCAAGCACCATGAGCGCGAGGCGTCGATCGTCGCCCAGGCCGGCCGCAGGGGCGCCGTGACGGTGGCCACCAACATGGCCGGCCGCGGTACGGACATCAAGCTCGGCGGCAACCCCGAGGACCTCGCCGAGGCGGAGCTGCGCCAGCGTGGCCTCGACCCCGAGGAGCACATCGAGGAGTGGGCGCACGCCCTGCCCGCCGCCCTGCAGAAGGCCGAGCAGGCGGTCAAGGCGGAGTTCGAGGAGGTCAAGGACCTCGGCGGCCTCTACGTCCTGGGCACCGAGCGGCACGAGTCGCGGCGTATCGACAACCAGCTGCGCGGTCGTTCCGGCCGTCAGGGCGACCCGGGCGAGTCCCGTTTCTACCTCTCCCTCGGTGACGACCTGATGCGGCTCTTCAAGGCCCAGATGGTCGAGCGCGTGATGTCGATGGCGAACGTGCCGGACGATGTGCCGATCGAGAACAAGATGGTCACGCGCGCGATCGCGTCCGCGCAGTCGCAGGTCGAGCAGCAGAACTTCGAGACCCGTAAGAATGTTCTGAAGTACGACGAGGTGCTCAACCGGCAGCGCGAGGTCATCTACGGCGAGCGCCGCCGCGTTCTGGAGGGCGAGGACCTGCACGAGCAGGTGCAGCACTTCACGGACGACACGATCGACGCGTACGTCGGTGCGGAGACCGCCGAGGGCTTCCCCGAGGACTGGGACCTGGACCGGCTGTGGGGCGCCTTCAAGCAGCTCTACCCGGTGAAGGTCACCGTCGAGGAGCTTGAGGAGGCGGCAGGTGACCGGGCCGGTCTCACCGCCGAGTTCATCTGCGAGTCCATCAAGGACGACATCCACGAGCAGTACGCCGCCCGTGAGGCGCAGCTCGGCTCCGAGATCATGCGGGAGCTGGAGCGCCGGGTCGTGCTGTCGGTCCTCGACCGCAAGTGGCGTGAGCACCTCTACGAGATGGACTACCTCCAGGAGGGCATCGGCCTGCGCGCGATGGCGCAGAAGGACCCGCTGGTCGAGTACCAGCGCGAGGGCTTCGACATGTTCACCGCGATGATGGAGGGCATCAAGGAGGAGTCCGTCGGCTACCTGTTCAACCTGGAGGTCCAGGTCGAGCAGCAGGTCGAGGAGGTCCCGGTCGAGGAGGCCCAGCCGGTGGCGGAGGGCGCCGTCCAGGACACGGTGCCGGCGCAGGCGGGCGCGCGTCCGGAGATCCGGGCCAAGGGGCTGGATGTTCCGCAGCGGCGGGATCTGCACTTCTCCGCGCCCACCGTGGACGGTGAGGGCGGCATCGTGGAGCGCGACCTCGAGGACGAGGAGCCTGTGCGGTCCGAGTCGGACGGGCTGACGCGGGCCGAGCGTCGTCGGCAGGCGAAGGGCGGGCGGCGCCGCAAGAAGTAG
- a CDS encoding GNAT family N-acetyltransferase: MEPVTLPTDRLLLRTVGPDDTEAVFEAAQDPNIQRWIPAFPSPYLWEHAESFVGQLAPDGWAGDSMYTFGVFLPTEELVGMLGITMRALGVGEVGFWAVKEHRGRGYITEAALAASRWAFTALSVDRLEWRAEVGNGPSRAVAERVGFTVEGTLRAGVNNKGVRRDCWVGSLLPSDLGLPSTAPYLPARA, translated from the coding sequence ATGGAACCCGTCACACTCCCCACCGACCGACTCCTGCTGCGTACCGTCGGCCCCGACGACACCGAGGCGGTCTTCGAGGCCGCCCAGGACCCGAACATACAGCGCTGGATCCCCGCGTTCCCCTCTCCCTACCTATGGGAGCACGCCGAGAGTTTCGTCGGGCAGCTCGCGCCCGACGGCTGGGCGGGCGACTCGATGTACACCTTCGGCGTGTTCCTTCCCACAGAAGAGCTGGTGGGGATGCTCGGCATCACGATGCGCGCGCTGGGTGTCGGCGAGGTCGGTTTCTGGGCCGTCAAGGAGCACCGCGGCCGCGGCTACATCACCGAGGCCGCCCTCGCCGCCTCCCGCTGGGCCTTCACCGCGCTGTCCGTCGACCGCCTGGAGTGGCGGGCCGAGGTCGGCAACGGCCCCTCGCGCGCGGTGGCGGAGCGGGTCGGCTTCACCGTCGAGGGCACCCTGCGCGCGGGCGTGAACAACAAGGGGGTCCGCCGGGACTGCTGGGTGGGTTCCCTGCTCCCCTCGGACCTGGGCCTGCCGTCGACGGCACCGTACCTGCCCGCGCGCGCTTGA
- a CDS encoding winged helix-turn-helix domain-containing protein, with protein sequence MTTLPRPTVTLTADDARRIALRAQGFLGAPDRRGGVRGVLRHLGAVQLDTISVLARSHELVPYARLGAVGRKTVEAAYWNPASVGASPAQPHAFEYWSHAACILPVEEWPHFAFRRRAYRGRPHWNHQLPDGAYDQVVKQLRAEGPLTATELGGAKKTSEWWDWSGTKVAVERALMYGEVVCVERRGWKRVYDLAERAIPDALLHDELDDTECLRRLVRLAGESLGVGTRADIADYHRLKGEQVDAVIADTGLVPVEVEGWGKPAWADPASLASSPRGRHRTTLLSPFDSLIWERARTERIFGFTHRLEAYVPKPKRVHGYFAMPVLAGGQLVGRVDPAREGSTLVAKQVTLDGPKAVPAVAQALVEAATWVNCSDVRVERVDSPELREPLTRELARALV encoded by the coding sequence ATGACGACCCTTCCGCGCCCCACCGTCACCCTCACCGCGGACGACGCCCGCCGCATCGCCCTGCGGGCCCAGGGCTTCCTCGGCGCACCCGACCGGAGGGGCGGTGTCCGCGGGGTGCTCCGCCATCTCGGCGCGGTCCAGCTGGACACCATCTCGGTCCTCGCCCGTTCCCACGAACTCGTCCCGTACGCGCGTCTGGGCGCGGTCGGACGCAAGACCGTCGAGGCCGCGTACTGGAACCCCGCATCCGTGGGCGCGTCTCCGGCACAACCGCACGCCTTCGAGTACTGGTCGCACGCGGCCTGCATCCTGCCGGTCGAGGAGTGGCCCCATTTCGCCTTCCGCCGCCGTGCCTACCGCGGCCGCCCACACTGGAACCACCAGCTGCCCGACGGGGCCTACGACCAGGTCGTCAAGCAGTTGCGCGCGGAAGGCCCGCTGACGGCCACGGAACTGGGCGGCGCGAAGAAGACCAGCGAGTGGTGGGACTGGTCCGGCACCAAGGTCGCCGTGGAGCGCGCCCTGATGTACGGCGAGGTGGTGTGTGTCGAGCGGCGCGGCTGGAAGCGGGTGTACGACCTGGCCGAGCGCGCCATCCCGGACGCGCTGCTGCACGACGAGCTGGACGACACCGAGTGCCTGCGCCGTCTGGTCCGGCTGGCCGGTGAGTCCCTGGGCGTCGGCACGCGCGCGGACATCGCCGACTACCACCGCCTCAAGGGCGAGCAGGTCGACGCGGTCATCGCGGATACGGGCCTGGTGCCGGTCGAGGTCGAGGGCTGGGGCAAGCCGGCCTGGGCGGACCCGGCGTCTCTCGCGTCCTCGCCGCGCGGCCGGCACCGCACCACACTGCTGTCCCCGTTCGACTCACTGATCTGGGAGCGGGCCCGCACGGAGCGGATCTTCGGCTTCACCCACCGCCTGGAGGCCTACGTCCCCAAGCCCAAGCGGGTCCACGGCTACTTCGCGATGCCCGTGCTGGCGGGCGGGCAGCTGGTCGGCCGTGTCGACCCGGCACGCGAGGGCAGCACGCTGGTGGCCAAGCAGGTCACCCTGGACGGCCCGAAGGCGGTCCCGGCGGTGGCACAGGCCCTGGTCGAGGCGGCGACGTGGGTGAACTGCTCGGACGTCCGCGTGGAGCGCGTGGACAGCCCCGAACTCCGCGAGCCCCTCACCAGGGAGCTCGCCCGCGCCCTCGTCTAG
- a CDS encoding response regulator, whose amino-acid sequence MADTFGPMRDADADDGVIGMGPDPGPARKEPIRVLVVDDHALFRRGLEIVLAAEEDIQVVGEAGDGAEAVDKAADLLPDIVLMDVRMPKRGGIEACTSIKEVAPSAKIIMLTISDEEADLYDAIKAGATGYLLKEISTDEVATAIRAVADGQSQISPSMASKLLTEFKSMIQRTDERRLVPAPRLTDRELEVLKLVATGMNNRDIAKELFISENTVKNHVRNILEKLQLHSRMEAVVYAMREKILEIR is encoded by the coding sequence ATGGCGGACACCTTCGGACCGATGCGAGACGCGGATGCCGACGACGGTGTCATCGGCATGGGCCCGGATCCGGGCCCCGCACGCAAGGAGCCGATCAGGGTCCTGGTGGTGGACGACCATGCCCTCTTCCGTCGTGGCCTGGAGATCGTGCTCGCGGCCGAGGAGGACATCCAGGTCGTCGGCGAGGCGGGCGACGGCGCCGAGGCCGTCGACAAGGCCGCGGATCTGCTGCCCGACATCGTGCTGATGGACGTGCGGATGCCCAAGCGCGGCGGGATCGAGGCCTGCACCTCCATCAAGGAGGTCGCCCCCAGCGCGAAGATCATCATGCTGACGATCAGCGACGAAGAGGCCGACCTCTACGACGCGATCAAGGCGGGCGCCACCGGATATCTCCTCAAGGAGATCTCGACGGACGAGGTGGCCACCGCCATTCGCGCGGTGGCCGACGGGCAGTCGCAGATCAGCCCGTCCATGGCGTCCAAACTCCTCACCGAGTTCAAGTCGATGATCCAGCGCACCGACGAACGCCGGCTGGTGCCCGCACCGCGGCTGACCGACCGCGAGCTGGAGGTCCTCAAGCTCGTCGCCACGGGGATGAACAACCGCGACATCGCCAAGGAGTTGTTCATCTCCGAGAACACCGTGAAGAACCACGTCCGCAACATCCTGGAGAAGCTGCAGCTGCACTCCAGGATGGAGGCGGTGGTCTACGCGATGCGGGAGAAGATCCTCGAGATCCGCTAG
- the hpf gene encoding ribosome hibernation-promoting factor, HPF/YfiA family produces the protein MDIVVKGRKTEVPERFRKHVAEKLKLEKIQKLDGKVISLDVEVSKEPNPRQADRCDRVEITLRSRGPVIRAEAAASDPYAALDLAAEKLDARLRKQHDKRFSRRGARRISAAEVPDHVPGAATLNGNGLPVHDEETDGVPTKRIGSLEVKGEGPLIVREKTHVASPMSLDQALYEMELVGHDFYLFVDSETKEPSVVYRRHAYDYGVIHLSTEMMVAEAQSPTAGGTLGG, from the coding sequence GTGGACATCGTCGTCAAGGGCCGCAAGACCGAGGTGCCCGAGCGGTTCCGCAAGCACGTGGCCGAGAAGCTGAAGCTGGAGAAGATCCAGAAGCTCGACGGCAAGGTGATCAGCCTCGACGTCGAGGTGTCCAAGGAGCCCAACCCTCGTCAGGCCGACCGTTGTGACCGAGTGGAGATCACGCTCCGCTCCCGCGGTCCGGTGATCCGGGCGGAGGCAGCGGCCAGTGATCCGTACGCGGCACTCGACCTGGCGGCGGAGAAGTTGGACGCCCGGCTGCGCAAGCAGCACGACAAGCGTTTCTCGCGCCGCGGCGCACGCCGGATTTCAGCCGCCGAGGTTCCCGACCACGTCCCGGGCGCGGCGACGCTCAACGGCAACGGCCTTCCCGTCCACGATGAGGAGACGGACGGAGTGCCGACCAAGAGGATCGGCTCGCTGGAGGTCAAGGGCGAGGGGCCCCTGATCGTCCGCGAGAAGACGCACGTCGCCTCCCCGATGAGCCTCGACCAGGCGCTCTACGAGATGGAACTGGTCGGCCACGACTTCTACTTGTTCGTCGACTCCGAGACCAAGGAACCGAGCGTCGTCTACCGGCGACACGCCTACGACTACGGCGTCATCCACCTGAGCACGGAAATGATGGTCGCCGAGGCGCAGTCCCCCACGGCGGGGGGCACGCTGGGCGGCTGA
- a CDS encoding ComF family protein, with amino-acid sequence MRGWWQDLTDLVLSAECAGCGAPRTVLCPRCRGALGGAVPRRVRPVPEPPGLPVVHAAAPYALQVRELLLAHKERGALALTGALGAALAGAVRGGLGRAGRGDGQAGPGRLGSVLLVPVPSARWAVRARGHDPVRRMALAAAGELRRTGTPARVAAVLRQRRAVADQSGLDARRRLANLAGALEVTAGGARLLTGGRVVLVDDLITTGASLAEAARALREAAVSHSDGGVAVYEATTREGRGERRTGAREERWKWVHRAPENVAPNAAGEALHAAVVAGPRDSFEINRN; translated from the coding sequence ATGCGGGGGTGGTGGCAGGACCTCACCGACCTGGTGCTGTCGGCCGAATGCGCAGGCTGCGGGGCACCTCGTACGGTGCTCTGCCCGCGGTGCCGCGGCGCCCTGGGCGGAGCCGTGCCGCGGCGGGTGCGGCCGGTGCCGGAGCCGCCAGGGCTGCCGGTGGTGCACGCGGCGGCTCCCTACGCGCTGCAGGTACGCGAGCTCCTCCTCGCCCACAAGGAACGAGGCGCCCTGGCGCTCACGGGAGCCCTGGGCGCGGCCCTGGCGGGAGCGGTCCGCGGGGGTCTCGGTCGGGCCGGGCGCGGTGACGGGCAGGCGGGGCCGGGGAGGCTCGGGAGCGTGCTGCTGGTCCCCGTGCCCTCCGCTCGGTGGGCCGTGCGGGCGCGCGGGCACGATCCGGTGCGGCGGATGGCGCTCGCGGCGGCCGGGGAGCTGCGGCGCACCGGGACACCTGCCCGGGTGGCCGCGGTGCTGCGGCAGCGGCGGGCCGTGGCGGACCAGTCGGGGCTCGACGCACGCCGGCGCCTGGCGAACCTGGCGGGCGCACTGGAGGTGACGGCGGGCGGCGCCCGGCTGCTCACCGGGGGCCGGGTCGTCCTGGTCGACGACCTGATCACCACGGGGGCGAGCCTCGCGGAGGCGGCGCGAGCCCTGCGGGAAGCGGCCGTATCGCACTCCGATGGGGGAGTGGCTGTGTACGAAGCCACAACTCGGGAAGGAAGGGGAGAACGACGGACCGGAGCACGGGAGGAGCGCTGGAAGTGGGTGCATCGTGCACCGGAAAACGTGGCACCGAATGCCGCCGGAGAGGCGCTTCATGCAGCCGTGGTCGCCGGTCCCAGGGATTCTTTCGAAATAAACAGGAACTGA